A stretch of DNA from Deinococcus radiophilus:
GCTGGGCAAGAGGTGCAGACCCTGGATCTACGTTCGGCAGAAGATTGGTCTCACTTCAGCGAATTGCTGCGCCACAGTGACCTCCTGATCACCAGTCAGCGCCCTGCAGCCCTGGGCCGGCTAGGAATTACCCTGGACACTCTGCAGACTCTCAACCCACAGCTATGCTGGGTGGAAATCGTAGGCGACAAGCAAGAGCCTGACGTTCCCGGCCACGACCTCACCTATCAGTTGCAAGCTGGCCTGCTCCGCCCACCGGCCATGCCGCTGTCTTTGCTGGCTGACCTGAGTGGGGCTGAGACAGCAGCGCGCGCTGCGGTGACCCTGTTGCTGGGGCGGGAACGTGGCGCGGCAGAGCGCTGGCGCCGGATCGGACTGCGTCAGGGAGCCGAAGCCCTGACCCTGCCACTGCGCCACGGCCTGACCACGCCGGGCGGCTGGCTGTCTGGCGCGGAAGCCAACTACCGCCTGTATGCCGTACAGGACGGCTGGGCGGGACTGGCGGCACTGGAACCTCATTTTGCCGCCCGCCTGGACAAGGTACTGGCCGGACGCAGCCCCGCCGACTGGCTGGCTGGCCTGAGCGCCGCAGAAGCGAACCAACTGGCAGGTGCGTTGGACCTGCCACTGCATGCCGTCGGGGCGGGGACTGAGCCAGCAGGGCCAAAAACAGAGTAACGACACAGGTGGGCTGTGCTGAACCCCTTGATAGCAGTACCGCCTGGCAGGGTCTGGCGTGTCCAGCCAGAAAGTGCGGACAGAACCCATGTGAGCTGTGGCAAAAACACCAGCCAAACTTTCAGCAGGCTGCCCCGTCCAAATGTAAGCCTCATCAAGCCTAAATGTAATCAATTGCACTCAAAGAAGGTAGATAAGATTGCTCCATGCAAAAATACGCGACGGTGGTGGCTGGCATCCTCAGTCTGGGCCTGGCTTCAGCCGGTGGATTGGAACCTATGGAGCCCAGGACTCAGCACGCTCCTGTGGTGGTCAGGGAAACTGCCTGGCTCACACTGGACCCTGAAAACGTACTGGTCATCGAAACCAGCAAGGGCACGGTGATGGTCGAGATGCGCCCTGACCTTGCGCCCAAAGCTGTGGAGCGTATCAAGCTGCTGGCCCGGGAAGGGGTCTACGACGGCCTGCAATTCCACCGCGTCATTGATCTCTTTGTGGCTCAGACCGGAAACCCCAACAACCAAGACGGCGGAACCTCCGAACATCCCAATCTGGAACCAGAATTCTCGGCGCGACTGCCTTCCGACGCCGACTGGGTCCAGGTGACCAACTCGGTAGACGCCAATTCGGGATTCCTGGGTTCTATGCCGATTCTGACTGTCTCGGACGCAGAAACTCGCCGCCGTGATGTGGATAACTTCCAGGCCTGGGGCGCGTACTGTCCAGGTGTAGCAGGCATGGGACGCGGCGAAGACATCGGCAGCGCCAACAGCGAGATCTTCTTCATGCGCGGCGCTTCGTCCTTCCGACTGGGACTGGACTACACGGCCTGGGGCAACACCGTGATCGGCGAACCCGTCATCCGGGCACTGACTGCCGGCGAGCCGCCCGCCAACCCCGACACCATGCGGCAGGTCCGTGT
This window harbors:
- a CDS encoding CoA transferase, with the translated sequence MTPASPLSGPLSGLRAVSLATNLPGPVATALLRREGLHTTKVEPPAGDMLAQTAPELYAELAAGQEVQTLDLRSAEDWSHFSELLRHSDLLITSQRPAALGRLGITLDTLQTLNPQLCWVEIVGDKQEPDVPGHDLTYQLQAGLLRPPAMPLSLLADLSGAETAARAAVTLLLGRERGAAERWRRIGLRQGAEALTLPLRHGLTTPGGWLSGAEANYRLYAVQDGWAGLAALEPHFAARLDKVLAGRSPADWLAGLSAAEANQLAGALDLPLHAVGAGTEPAGPKTE
- a CDS encoding peptidylprolyl isomerase translates to MQKYATVVAGILSLGLASAGGLEPMEPRTQHAPVVVRETAWLTLDPENVLVIETSKGTVMVEMRPDLAPKAVERIKLLAREGVYDGLQFHRVIDLFVAQTGNPNNQDGGTSEHPNLEPEFSARLPSDADWVQVTNSVDANSGFLGSMPILTVSDAETRRRDVDNFQAWGAYCPGVAGMGRGEDIGSANSEIFFMRGASSFRLGLDYTAWGNTVIGEPVIRALTAGEPPANPDTMRQVRVLADIPADERPTVQILNPQSDEFQAVISQKRAERGADFSICDLTVPARVVD